The following coding sequences are from one Candidatus Nitrohelix vancouverensis window:
- the nuoH gene encoding NADH-quinone oxidoreductase subunit NuoH, which translates to MIDSLLTFLDENTYLLLGAVKAVIIAAALLGVVPALVWLERRLMGRFQVRLGPNRVGPMGLGQPISDSIKLLFKESIIQSSADKFLFHLAPAIVVFTAIVAFAAIPLTGPFELFGEQIGLWVANINSGILFVFAISGMGIYGMVLAGLSSNNKYSLMGGLRSTAQMISYELTLGLAALCVIVHTGSLNLVDMVDRQSVVPNIINLFNPPLILAFFLFFIAGVAETNRAPFDLPEAEQELVAGFHTEYTGMKFAMFFMGEYINMVTMSALITILFLGGWNAYILPDGPIIGFLAFAGKVLFLLCVFIWLRSTFPRIRYDRLMTFGWKFLLPIAVLNLLFQAALKVL; encoded by the coding sequence TTGATTGACAGCCTGCTGACATTTCTGGACGAAAATACGTATCTGTTGCTGGGAGCCGTGAAAGCGGTGATCATTGCCGCCGCGCTGCTTGGCGTGGTGCCCGCTCTGGTCTGGCTGGAGCGCCGACTGATGGGACGCTTTCAGGTTCGCCTGGGCCCCAATCGTGTAGGCCCGATGGGACTGGGGCAACCGATTTCCGACTCGATCAAATTACTGTTTAAAGAATCCATCATTCAAAGTTCTGCGGACAAGTTCCTGTTTCACCTGGCGCCGGCGATTGTCGTTTTCACCGCCATTGTCGCATTCGCCGCGATTCCCCTGACGGGGCCTTTTGAATTGTTTGGCGAGCAGATCGGATTGTGGGTGGCCAATATCAATAGCGGCATTTTGTTTGTCTTCGCTATTTCGGGGATGGGCATCTATGGCATGGTGCTGGCGGGTTTGTCGTCCAATAACAAATATTCGCTGATGGGCGGTTTGCGCTCAACGGCGCAGATGATCAGTTATGAATTGACCCTGGGACTCGCCGCATTGTGCGTGATCGTTCACACCGGTTCCTTGAATCTGGTCGATATGGTGGATCGGCAGTCGGTGGTTCCCAATATCATCAACCTGTTCAATCCGCCGCTGATTCTGGCGTTTTTTCTGTTCTTTATCGCGGGCGTGGCCGAAACCAATCGCGCGCCGTTTGACCTGCCGGAAGCCGAGCAGGAACTGGTTGCGGGGTTTCATACCGAGTACACGGGAATGAAATTCGCCATGTTTTTCATGGGCGAGTACATCAACATGGTCACGATGAGCGCGTTGATCACCATCCTGTTTCTTGGCGGCTGGAACGCGTATATTTTGCCGGACGGGCCGATCATCGGCTTTCTGGCCTTTGCCGGCAAGGTTCTTTTCCTGTTGTGCGTATTCATCTGGTTACGATCCACGTTTCCACGAATTCGTTACGACCGGTTGATGACTTTTGGTTGGAAATTTCTGCTTCCGATAGCCGTGCTCAATTTATTATTTCAAGCCGCTTTGAAGGTTCTGTAG
- the nuoK gene encoding NADH-quinone oxidoreductase subunit NuoK, whose amino-acid sequence MGQEFILLVSATIFCIGAFGFMVRKNPLIMFMSVELMLNSVNLLLIGYSNILKSMDGQIFALMIMTVAAAEVVVGLAIILTIFRTRHDLNVDHLDGLKG is encoded by the coding sequence ATGGGACAGGAATTCATATTATTGGTGAGCGCTACCATTTTTTGTATCGGCGCATTTGGCTTTATGGTTCGCAAGAATCCGCTCATCATGTTCATGTCTGTGGAATTGATGTTGAACTCGGTCAACCTGCTGTTGATCGGTTACTCCAATATTTTGAAATCCATGGACGGACAGATTTTTGCGCTGATGATAATGACGGTTGCGGCGGCGGAAGTGGTTGTGGGACTCGCCATCATCCTGACGATTTTCAGGACGCGCCACGACCTCAATGTGGATCACCTCGACGGATTGAAAGGGTAG
- a CDS encoding NADH-quinone oxidoreductase subunit I: MLREVIEGAKNLVIGMGVTFRNMVSKPVTFQYPDVKRVMPKRYRGRHFLNRDEEGLERCVGCSLCSANCPVGCIHVVAEENDPNNPVSAGERYAKVYEINLLRCIYCGYCEEACPVDAVVLREHYELADYDRDSYIMEKEDLLVYPEPNRFSHDILGNTTRIEQ, encoded by the coding sequence ATGTTGCGAGAAGTGATAGAAGGCGCAAAAAATCTGGTCATCGGCATGGGCGTGACCTTTCGAAACATGGTTTCGAAACCGGTGACCTTTCAGTATCCCGACGTTAAACGGGTGATGCCCAAACGTTATCGCGGGCGGCATTTTCTGAACCGCGACGAGGAAGGTCTGGAACGTTGCGTGGGGTGTAGCCTGTGCTCGGCGAACTGCCCGGTCGGCTGTATCCATGTAGTGGCTGAAGAGAATGACCCGAACAATCCGGTTTCCGCCGGAGAGCGTTACGCCAAGGTGTATGAGATCAATTTACTGCGTTGCATCTATTGCGGGTATTGCGAAGAAGCCTGCCCTGTGGACGCCGTGGTCTTGCGCGAACATTACGAGCTGGCGGACTACGATCGCGATAGCTACATCATGGAAAAAGAAGATTTGCTGGTGTACCCGGAACCGAACCGGTTCAGCCATGACATTCTCGGGAACACAACCCGGATAGAACAATGA
- a CDS encoding NADH-quinone oxidoreductase subunit J, whose protein sequence is MLIDLGFFSFDLFAVTYDGVVLAVGATAVLAALGVVLCSSPIYSALYLIGHMVCLAMLFLLYNAEFIAAVQIIVYAGAVMILFLFIIALLGGKKEKQVFDFHKFMALSFVGTLLGELALTARIDKTKAIEGVYDAQKLSEIGSAKAVGLELYSKHLIPFELASCLLLVAGVGIICLAKFPYKPLRRRP, encoded by the coding sequence ATGTTGATCGATTTGGGTTTCTTTAGTTTCGATCTATTTGCTGTGACCTATGACGGGGTGGTGTTGGCCGTCGGCGCAACGGCGGTATTGGCCGCGCTTGGCGTGGTGTTGTGTTCGTCGCCGATCTATAGCGCTCTTTATCTCATTGGGCACATGGTTTGCCTTGCGATGTTGTTCCTCCTTTACAACGCCGAGTTCATCGCCGCAGTCCAGATCATCGTATACGCCGGGGCGGTGATGATATTGTTTCTGTTCATCATTGCGCTCCTGGGCGGTAAAAAAGAAAAACAGGTATTTGATTTTCACAAGTTCATGGCGCTCAGTTTTGTCGGAACCCTGCTGGGCGAGTTGGCGTTGACCGCCAGAATTGACAAGACCAAGGCGATCGAGGGCGTTTACGACGCCCAGAAACTTTCCGAGATCGGGAGCGCCAAAGCGGTCGGTCTGGAATTGTATTCCAAACATTTGATCCCTTTTGAACTGGCTTCCTGCCTGTTGCTGGTAGCGGGAGTGGGCATCATTTGTCTGGCGAAATTTCCCTACAAACCTCTGAGGAGGCGACCGTAA